The Helianthus annuus cultivar XRQ/B chromosome 16, HanXRQr2.0-SUNRISE, whole genome shotgun sequence genome includes a window with the following:
- the LOC110916368 gene encoding FCS-Like Zinc finger 3, producing MSYDALFYAGSEEPHFLEACTLCSKPLGHNSDIFMYRGNTPFCSQECRQEQIECDEARERRWKKMSSKKSTTETSKKSATVQTGTLVASN from the exons ATGAGTTACGATGCGCTATTTTACGCCGGAAGTGAAGAGCCCCATTTTCTTGAAGCTTGTACCCTTTGCTCTAAGCCTTTGGGTCATAATAGTGACATATTCATGTACAG AGGAAACACCCCATTTTGTAGCCAAGAATGCAGGCAAGAACAAATTGAGTGTGATGAAGCAAGAGAGAGAAGATGGAAGAAGATGTCATCCAAGAAATCAACAACAGAGACTTCCAAGAAATCTGCAACTGTGCAAACTGGAACACTTGTGGCTTCCAATtag